A single window of Solanum dulcamara chromosome 5, daSolDulc1.2, whole genome shotgun sequence DNA harbors:
- the LOC129890105 gene encoding uncharacterized protein LOC129890105 isoform X3, whose translation MPPWVGTPYLIRPFPENRRYVCIACCSFDHVHLSDHHSPSTAEKGETFADKDSQHAKPVKCTVVIVDTYTLAIVQTVFHGSLSIGPLKSVAVISSFGDVLTESVMMVDSFGKSQCIPILKECDSSTQNMTAKTNLSDAGKMDWVNGSKDRGLLVAFANRGPVLAFVYGTCCIFSLLEDGSSVGEISFSDDLLSIEGKSHAIGGMFVGDDNNLLDSEDSEATFIEKFVVWNGKGAAIVYRICYSSNIFIYEPFAAIPVISQESIMSISISFVQVSNCLFRVESISFPINELLIWKPRLTCWVLPKLRDKNEINCQECRLSGEGRIFDDWTPNQNAPENEIPRQVVKIDTAGGKDKLTSSQDAATFFKAIDERVLNIHKNGTYERKELVSSSMVISEEYVPLAIVYGLYNGDIKVVRFDMFFEELDFLGQNSYPVSKAHATQHYLLGHTGAVLCLAAQRVLIRCQGGSNNYVLISGSMDCTIRVWDLDSSSPMVVMHQHVAPVRQIILPPSQTERPWSNCFLSVGEDSSVVLSSLDTMRVERMFPGHPFYPAKVVWDSRRGYIACLCPNQTGTTDADVLYIWDVKSGARERVLRGAAAVSMFDHFCTGIDRDLPSGSMISGNTSASSLLFPATDETKSPPPQSQTVGKGISSSNIPVSTSVSGSTTGSNRSALPQIRKQPVKGSCPFPGVAALSFDLTSLMSLCQGDESYKTDSSDPNKNQVKEIRVESPNKRTNFKGQETGIPSSSDQSINDKSGGTSIEAARDSEWMFLLEKCLLQFSLSILHMWNVDAELDKLLVTEMKLKRPQNLLVASGLLGDRGSLTLTFPDDTSTLELWKSSSEYCAMRSLTMVSLSQHMISLSHSFQAASSSLSAFYMRSFAEKVSDIKPPLLQLLVSFWQDEAEHVKMAARSLFHCAASRAIPPPLRRDNPRDNENEVSPSGNYDSVPAEEPTNCLRDDRQIVTEGNSEDEESEIRSWLESFEMQDWISCVGGMSQDAMTSHVIVAAALAVWYPSLVKPSLFGLAVNPLVKLVMAMNEKYSSTAAEILAEGMESTWKACIGSEIPRLIGDIFFQIECVTGASANTPTKNPYTSVRIRDTLVGILLPSLAMADVLGFLNVIEHQIWSTASDSPVHVVSLMTIVRVARGSPRNLVQYLDKVVTFILQTIDPGNLAMRKTCLQSSMAALKEIARIFPMVALSDPVTRLAIGDAIGEINSASIRVYDMQSITKIKVLDASGPPGFPSLLGGASAMNVTTVISALSFSPDGEGLVAFSETGLMIRWWSYSVGSVWWEKLNKNLVPVQCMKLIFVPPWEGFSPNANRSSIMESVFSKDGDANSQENTNVSNEMDRFKQLLHNIDLSYRIEWVGHRKIKLTHHGRDLGNFQL comes from the exons ATGCCTCCCTGGGTGGGGACGCCATACTTAATTCGACCATTTCCTGAAAATCGCAGATATGTATGTATAGCTTGTTGTTCCTTTGATCATGTTCATTTATCCGATCATCACTCACCTAGCACTGCTGAGAAGGGTGAAACATTTGCAGATAAAGACTCACAACATGCAAAACCAGTAAAGTGCACAGTTGTTATTGTTGATACGTATACACTTGCTATCGTCCAAACAGTTTTTCATGGGAGCTTATCAATTGGGCCTTTGAAATCTGTGGCTGTAATTTCATCCTTTGGGGATGTGTTGACCGAGTCAGTGATGATGGTTGATTCTTTTGGTAAATCACAATGTATACCAATATTAAAGGAGTGTGATTCAAGCACACAAAACATGACAGCCAAGACTAACTTGTCTGATGCAGGCAAAATGGATTGGGTAAATGGGTCAAAGGACAGGGGACTTCTGGTGGCCTTTGCAAATCGTGGGCCGGTTTTAGCTTTTGTATATGGTACATGCTGCATATTTAGTCTATTAGAGGATGGAAGTTCCGTGGGAGAGATATCTTTCTCAGATGATCTGCTCTCTATTGAAGGGAAGTCACACGCCATTGGTGGCATGTTTGTTGGAGATGATAACAATCTGCTTGATTCTGAAGATTCAGAAGCCACATTCATTGAAAAATTTGTTGTATGGAATGGTAAAGGAGCTGCCATAGTGTACAGGATATGTTACTCAAGTAATATCTTCATATATGAACCTTTTGCTGCTATCCCAGTCATTTCTCAGGAGTCTATCATGAGCATATCTATCTCTTTCGTGCAAGTGAGCAACTGTCTTTTCCGTGTTGAATCAATTTCTTTTCCTATCAATGAATTATTGATTTGGAAACCTCGTCTGACATGTTGGGTACTGCCTAAGCTGCGTGACAAAAACGAGATAAATTGTCAAGAATGCAGACTTTCTGGTGAAGGTAGAATATTTGATGATTGGACTCCTAACCAGAATGCCCCTGAAAATGAGATTCCTAGGCAGGTTGTTAAAATAGACACCGCAGGTGGGAAGGACAAATTAACTTCCTCGCAGGATGCTGCTACTTTTTTCAAAGCTATTGATGAAAGGGTTTTAAATATCCACAAAAATGGAACTTATGAAAGAAAAGAACTAGTGTCTTCTTCAATGGTTATTTCTGAAGAGTATGTGCCATTGGCTATTGTATATGGGTTATATAACGGTGATATAAAAGTTGTTCGATTTGATATGTTCTTTGAAGAATTAGATTTTCTTGGTCAAAATTCATATCCCGTGTCAAAAGCACATGCCACTCAACATTATCTCTTGGGGCATACAGGAGCTGTACTGTGTTTGGCTGCACAACGAGTGCTGATTAGATGCCAAGGAGGTAGCAACAATTATGTTCTAATCTCTGGAAGTATGGACTGTACTATTCGTGTGTGGGATCTTGACTCCAGCAGTCCCATGGTTGTAATGCACCAACATGTTGCTCCAGTTCGCCAAATAATTCTTCCACCATCTCAAACAGAACGCCCGTGGAGTAATTGCTTCCTCTCTGTTGGGGAAGACTCATCTGTTGTCCTTTCTTCACTGGATACCATGCGTGTAGAGCGAATGTTCCCTGGACACCCATTTTATCCTGCAAAAGTTGTGTGGGATAGTAGAAGAGGCTACATAGCATGTCTGTGCCCAAACCAAACAGGAACAACTGATGCAGATGTTTTGTACATTTGGGACGTAAAATCAGGTGCTCGTGAGCGGGTGCTTCGTGGAGCTGCTGCTGTCTCAATGTTTGATCATTTCTGCACAGGAATTGACAGAGATCTCCCTAGTGGCAGTATGATAAGTGGAAATACTTCGGCTTCCTCATTGCTTTTTCCTGCTACTGATGAAACCAAGTCTCCACCACCTCAGTCACAAACTGTGGGAAAGGGAATTTCTTCATCAAATATACCTGTTAGTACAAGCGTGTCTGGAAGTACTACAGGATCTAATCGATCTGCATTGCCTCAAATCAGAAAACAGCCTGTTAAAGGTTCTTGTCCTTTTCCTGGAGTTGCTGCTCTATCTTTTGATCTCACCTCTTTGATGTCTCTTTGTCAAGGAGATGAGTCCTATAAAACAGATAGTTCTGATCCGAACAAAAATCAAGTGAAAGAAATAAGGGTTGAGTCTCCCAATAAGAGGACTAATTTCAAGGGTCAGGAAACTGGCATCCCTAGTTCCAGTGATCAAAGCATCAATGATAAATCTGGTGGTACCTCCATTGAAGCTGCAAGAGATTCTGAATGGATGTTCTTGCTTGAAAAATGCCTGCTTCAGTTCAGCTTGTCTATTTTGCACATGTGGAATGTGGATGCTGAACTTGATAAATTGCTAGTGACTGAAATGAAGCTAAAAAGACCACAGAATCTTCTCGTAGCTTCTGGTCTCTTGGGGGATCGGGGGTCGTTGACTTTGACATTTCCTGATGACACTTCAACTCTGGAG CTTTGGAAATCATCATCAGAGTACTGTGCAATGAGATCTCTAACGATGGTGTCCCTTTCCCAACATATGATTAGCTTGTCACATTCCTTTCAGGCAGCCAGCAG TTCTTTGTCAGCATTTTACATGCGGAGCTTTGCCGAGAAAGTTTCTGATATAAAGCCTCCCCTGCTTCAG CTTTTGGTGAGCTTTTGGCAAGATGAGGCTGAGCATGTTAAGATGGCAGCACGTTCCTTATTTCATTGTGCTGCTTCACGAGCCATTCCACCTCCACTACGCCGGGATAATCCAAGAGATAATGAGAATGAAGTATCACCAAGTGGGAACTATGATTCAGTCCCAGCGGAAGAACCCACCAACTGCTTGAGGGATGACAGACAAATTGTTACTGAAGGGAACTCTGAGGATGAAGAATCTGAAATAAGATCATGGCTAGAATCATTTGAAATGCAAGATTGGATTTCTTGTGTTGGGGGCATGAGCCAAGATGCAATGACATCTCATGTCATTGTTGCTGCTGCATTGGCTGTTTGGTATCCCAGCCTTGTGAAACCAAGTCTTTTTGGCTTGGCTGTTAATCCATTGGTGAAGTTGGTTATGGCGATGAATGAGAAATACAGTTCCACTGCCGCAGAAATTCTGGCTGAAGGCATGGAAAGCACATGGAAggcatgcattggttctgaaaTACCCCGCCTGATTGGGGACATATTCTTCCAAATTGAGTGTGTCACTGGTGCATCCGCTAATACCCCTACCAAGAATCCATATACATCTGTTAGGATTCGTGATACTTTGGTTGGAATTCTTCTCCCAAGTTTAGCAATGGCCGATGTATTGGGCTTTCTGAATGTCATAGAACACCAGATCTGGTCAACTGCCTCTGATTCGCCTGTTCATGTAGTATCCCTCATGACTATAGTTAGGGTTGCACGTGGTTCTCCAAGAAACTTAGTTCAGTATCTTGATAAG GTGGTTACTTTCATTTTACAAACAATAGATCCTGGAAACTTAGCCATGCGAAAAACTTGCTTGCAAAGTTCAATGGCGGCATTGAAGGAAATTGCACGCATATTCCCTATGGTGGCACTAAGTGATCCAGTGACACGATTAGCTATTGGAGATGCTATTGGAGAGATTAACAGTGCAAGCATTCGGGTGTATGATATGCAAAG catcacaaaaataaaagtCTTAGATGCAAGTGGACCTCCAGGATTTCCCAGTTTGCTTGGCGGAGCTTCAGCAATGAATGTGACTACTGTAATATCAGCTCTCAGCTTTTCACCGGATGGAGAG GGGCTAGTTGCTTTTTCTGAGACTGGGTTGATGATAAGATGGTGGTCGTACTCCGTGGGATCTGTGTGGTGGGAGAAACTTAACAAGAACCTAGTTCCTGTTCAGTGCATGAAACTGATTTTTGTCCCACCTTGGGAGGGATTCTCGCCTAATGCTAATAGGTCAAGCATAATGGAAAGTGTATTCTCTAAAGATGGAGATGCTAATTCACAG GAGAACACCAATGTGTCGAATGAAATGGACAGATTTAAACAGCTGCTTCATAATATTGATCTTTCTTATAGAATAGAATGGGTTGGTCACAGAAAAATAAAACTCACACACCATGGCCGTGATTTGGGCAATTTCCAGCTATGA
- the LOC129890105 gene encoding uncharacterized protein LOC129890105 isoform X4: protein MMVDSFGKSQCIPILKECDSSTQNMTAKTNLSDAGKMDWVNGSKDRGLLVAFANRGPVLAFVYGTCCIFSLLEDGSSVGEISFSDDLLSIEGKSHAIGGMFVGDDNNLLDSEDSEATFIEKFVVWNGKGAAIVYRICYSSNIFIYEPFAAIPVISQESIMSISISFVQVSNCLFRVESISFPINELLIWKPRLTCWVLPKLRDKNEINCQECRLSGEGRIFDDWTPNQNAPENEIPRQVVKIDTAGGKDKLTSSQDAATFFKAIDERVLNIHKNGTYERKELVSSSMVISEEYVPLAIVYGLYNGDIKVVRFDMFFEELDFLGQNSYPVSKAHATQHYLLGHTGAVLCLAAQRVLIRCQGGSNNYVLISGSMDCTIRVWDLDSSSPMVVMHQHVAPVRQIILPPSQTERPWSNCFLSVGEDSSVVLSSLDTMRVERMFPGHPFYPAKVVWDSRRGYIACLCPNQTGTTDADVLYIWDVKSGARERVLRGAAAVSMFDHFCTGIDRDLPSGSMISGNTSASSLLFPATDETKSPPPQSQTVGKGISSSNIPVSTSVSGSTTGSNRSALPQIRKQPVKGSCPFPGVAALSFDLTSLMSLCQGDESYKTDSSDPNKNQVKEIRVESPNKRTNFKGQETGIPSSSDQSINDKSGGTSIEAARDSEWMFLLEKCLLQFSLSILHMWNVDAELDKLLVTEMKLKRPQNLLVASGLLGDRGSLTLTFPDDTSTLELWKSSSEYCAMRSLTMVSLSQHMISLSHSFQAASSSLSAFYMRSFAEKVSDIKPPLLQLLVSFWQDEAEHVKMAARSLFHCAASRAIPPPLRRDNPRDNENEVSPSGNYDSVPAEEPTNCLRDDRQIVTEGNSEDEESEIRSWLESFEMQDWISCVGGMSQDAMTSHVIVAAALAVWYPSLVKPSLFGLAVNPLVKLVMAMNEKYSSTAAEILAEGMESTWKACIGSEIPRLIGDIFFQIECVTGASANTPTKNPYTSVRIRDTLVGILLPSLAMADVLGFLNVIEHQIWSTASDSPVHVVSLMTIVRVARGSPRNLVQYLDKVVTFILQTIDPGNLAMRKTCLQSSMAALKEIARIFPMVALSDPVTRLAIGDAIGEINSASIRVYDMQSITKIKVLDASGPPGFPSLLGGASAMNVTTVISALSFSPDGEGLVAFSETGLMIRWWSYSVGSVWWEKLNKNLVPVQCMKLIFVPPWEGFSPNANRSSIMESVFSKDGDANSQENTNVSNEMDRFKQLLHNIDLSYRIEWVGHRKIKLTHHGRDLGNFQL from the exons ATGATGGTTGATTCTTTTGGTAAATCACAATGTATACCAATATTAAAGGAGTGTGATTCAAGCACACAAAACATGACAGCCAAGACTAACTTGTCTGATGCAGGCAAAATGGATTGGGTAAATGGGTCAAAGGACAGGGGACTTCTGGTGGCCTTTGCAAATCGTGGGCCGGTTTTAGCTTTTGTATATGGTACATGCTGCATATTTAGTCTATTAGAGGATGGAAGTTCCGTGGGAGAGATATCTTTCTCAGATGATCTGCTCTCTATTGAAGGGAAGTCACACGCCATTGGTGGCATGTTTGTTGGAGATGATAACAATCTGCTTGATTCTGAAGATTCAGAAGCCACATTCATTGAAAAATTTGTTGTATGGAATGGTAAAGGAGCTGCCATAGTGTACAGGATATGTTACTCAAGTAATATCTTCATATATGAACCTTTTGCTGCTATCCCAGTCATTTCTCAGGAGTCTATCATGAGCATATCTATCTCTTTCGTGCAAGTGAGCAACTGTCTTTTCCGTGTTGAATCAATTTCTTTTCCTATCAATGAATTATTGATTTGGAAACCTCGTCTGACATGTTGGGTACTGCCTAAGCTGCGTGACAAAAACGAGATAAATTGTCAAGAATGCAGACTTTCTGGTGAAGGTAGAATATTTGATGATTGGACTCCTAACCAGAATGCCCCTGAAAATGAGATTCCTAGGCAGGTTGTTAAAATAGACACCGCAGGTGGGAAGGACAAATTAACTTCCTCGCAGGATGCTGCTACTTTTTTCAAAGCTATTGATGAAAGGGTTTTAAATATCCACAAAAATGGAACTTATGAAAGAAAAGAACTAGTGTCTTCTTCAATGGTTATTTCTGAAGAGTATGTGCCATTGGCTATTGTATATGGGTTATATAACGGTGATATAAAAGTTGTTCGATTTGATATGTTCTTTGAAGAATTAGATTTTCTTGGTCAAAATTCATATCCCGTGTCAAAAGCACATGCCACTCAACATTATCTCTTGGGGCATACAGGAGCTGTACTGTGTTTGGCTGCACAACGAGTGCTGATTAGATGCCAAGGAGGTAGCAACAATTATGTTCTAATCTCTGGAAGTATGGACTGTACTATTCGTGTGTGGGATCTTGACTCCAGCAGTCCCATGGTTGTAATGCACCAACATGTTGCTCCAGTTCGCCAAATAATTCTTCCACCATCTCAAACAGAACGCCCGTGGAGTAATTGCTTCCTCTCTGTTGGGGAAGACTCATCTGTTGTCCTTTCTTCACTGGATACCATGCGTGTAGAGCGAATGTTCCCTGGACACCCATTTTATCCTGCAAAAGTTGTGTGGGATAGTAGAAGAGGCTACATAGCATGTCTGTGCCCAAACCAAACAGGAACAACTGATGCAGATGTTTTGTACATTTGGGACGTAAAATCAGGTGCTCGTGAGCGGGTGCTTCGTGGAGCTGCTGCTGTCTCAATGTTTGATCATTTCTGCACAGGAATTGACAGAGATCTCCCTAGTGGCAGTATGATAAGTGGAAATACTTCGGCTTCCTCATTGCTTTTTCCTGCTACTGATGAAACCAAGTCTCCACCACCTCAGTCACAAACTGTGGGAAAGGGAATTTCTTCATCAAATATACCTGTTAGTACAAGCGTGTCTGGAAGTACTACAGGATCTAATCGATCTGCATTGCCTCAAATCAGAAAACAGCCTGTTAAAGGTTCTTGTCCTTTTCCTGGAGTTGCTGCTCTATCTTTTGATCTCACCTCTTTGATGTCTCTTTGTCAAGGAGATGAGTCCTATAAAACAGATAGTTCTGATCCGAACAAAAATCAAGTGAAAGAAATAAGGGTTGAGTCTCCCAATAAGAGGACTAATTTCAAGGGTCAGGAAACTGGCATCCCTAGTTCCAGTGATCAAAGCATCAATGATAAATCTGGTGGTACCTCCATTGAAGCTGCAAGAGATTCTGAATGGATGTTCTTGCTTGAAAAATGCCTGCTTCAGTTCAGCTTGTCTATTTTGCACATGTGGAATGTGGATGCTGAACTTGATAAATTGCTAGTGACTGAAATGAAGCTAAAAAGACCACAGAATCTTCTCGTAGCTTCTGGTCTCTTGGGGGATCGGGGGTCGTTGACTTTGACATTTCCTGATGACACTTCAACTCTGGAG CTTTGGAAATCATCATCAGAGTACTGTGCAATGAGATCTCTAACGATGGTGTCCCTTTCCCAACATATGATTAGCTTGTCACATTCCTTTCAGGCAGCCAGCAG TTCTTTGTCAGCATTTTACATGCGGAGCTTTGCCGAGAAAGTTTCTGATATAAAGCCTCCCCTGCTTCAG CTTTTGGTGAGCTTTTGGCAAGATGAGGCTGAGCATGTTAAGATGGCAGCACGTTCCTTATTTCATTGTGCTGCTTCACGAGCCATTCCACCTCCACTACGCCGGGATAATCCAAGAGATAATGAGAATGAAGTATCACCAAGTGGGAACTATGATTCAGTCCCAGCGGAAGAACCCACCAACTGCTTGAGGGATGACAGACAAATTGTTACTGAAGGGAACTCTGAGGATGAAGAATCTGAAATAAGATCATGGCTAGAATCATTTGAAATGCAAGATTGGATTTCTTGTGTTGGGGGCATGAGCCAAGATGCAATGACATCTCATGTCATTGTTGCTGCTGCATTGGCTGTTTGGTATCCCAGCCTTGTGAAACCAAGTCTTTTTGGCTTGGCTGTTAATCCATTGGTGAAGTTGGTTATGGCGATGAATGAGAAATACAGTTCCACTGCCGCAGAAATTCTGGCTGAAGGCATGGAAAGCACATGGAAggcatgcattggttctgaaaTACCCCGCCTGATTGGGGACATATTCTTCCAAATTGAGTGTGTCACTGGTGCATCCGCTAATACCCCTACCAAGAATCCATATACATCTGTTAGGATTCGTGATACTTTGGTTGGAATTCTTCTCCCAAGTTTAGCAATGGCCGATGTATTGGGCTTTCTGAATGTCATAGAACACCAGATCTGGTCAACTGCCTCTGATTCGCCTGTTCATGTAGTATCCCTCATGACTATAGTTAGGGTTGCACGTGGTTCTCCAAGAAACTTAGTTCAGTATCTTGATAAG GTGGTTACTTTCATTTTACAAACAATAGATCCTGGAAACTTAGCCATGCGAAAAACTTGCTTGCAAAGTTCAATGGCGGCATTGAAGGAAATTGCACGCATATTCCCTATGGTGGCACTAAGTGATCCAGTGACACGATTAGCTATTGGAGATGCTATTGGAGAGATTAACAGTGCAAGCATTCGGGTGTATGATATGCAAAG catcacaaaaataaaagtCTTAGATGCAAGTGGACCTCCAGGATTTCCCAGTTTGCTTGGCGGAGCTTCAGCAATGAATGTGACTACTGTAATATCAGCTCTCAGCTTTTCACCGGATGGAGAG GGGCTAGTTGCTTTTTCTGAGACTGGGTTGATGATAAGATGGTGGTCGTACTCCGTGGGATCTGTGTGGTGGGAGAAACTTAACAAGAACCTAGTTCCTGTTCAGTGCATGAAACTGATTTTTGTCCCACCTTGGGAGGGATTCTCGCCTAATGCTAATAGGTCAAGCATAATGGAAAGTGTATTCTCTAAAGATGGAGATGCTAATTCACAG GAGAACACCAATGTGTCGAATGAAATGGACAGATTTAAACAGCTGCTTCATAATATTGATCTTTCTTATAGAATAGAATGGGTTGGTCACAGAAAAATAAAACTCACACACCATGGCCGTGATTTGGGCAATTTCCAGCTATGA